One genomic window of Caldivirga maquilingensis IC-167 includes the following:
- a CDS encoding SDR family oxidoreductase: MVDSIKGKTALVTGGSSRIGRVICNYLAREGVNVVVHYNSSMEEALKVKEEINGLGVESWIIKADLSKPSEVNELINESFKQAGEVNFLINNASVFPKIGLSDLSISDLNRIMQVNAWAPLMLTLRFASMVNEGKVVNVLDSIVDGYNFERYAYYLSKIMLNAVTRSLALKLAPRITVNAVAPGIILPAKDENTERIEAMVNQVPLRRRGSPDDVAHAVVFLLKSSYVTGQVIYVDGGEHLKPRVVYE; this comes from the coding sequence ATGGTGGATTCAATTAAAGGTAAGACAGCCCTAGTGACTGGTGGCTCAAGTAGAATAGGTAGGGTGATTTGTAATTACCTGGCTAGGGAGGGGGTTAATGTGGTGGTTCACTATAATTCATCCATGGAGGAGGCCCTTAAGGTTAAGGAGGAGATTAATGGTTTAGGGGTTGAATCATGGATTATTAAAGCGGATTTATCCAAGCCCAGTGAGGTTAATGAATTAATTAATGAATCCTTTAAGCAGGCCGGTGAGGTTAACTTCCTAATTAATAATGCCTCAGTATTCCCTAAGATAGGGTTAAGCGACTTAAGCATTAGTGACTTAAATCGGATCATGCAGGTGAATGCCTGGGCACCATTAATGCTTACCCTGAGGTTCGCTAGTATGGTTAATGAAGGTAAGGTAGTTAATGTACTGGACTCAATAGTGGATGGGTATAATTTCGAGAGGTACGCCTACTACCTAAGCAAGATCATGCTTAATGCAGTAACAAGATCCCTGGCCCTTAAATTAGCCCCAAGGATAACCGTTAACGCCGTCGCCCCCGGCATTATACTTCCAGCTAAGGATGAGAATACTGAACGCATAGAGGCTATGGTTAATCAAGTCCCCTTAAGGAGACGTGGATCACCTGATGATGTCGCCCACGCCGTAGTGTTTCTGCTTAAGAGTAGTTACGTAACTGGTCAAGTAATATATGTTGACGGTGGGGAGCATCTTAAGCCCAGGGTGGTTTATGAATGA
- a CDS encoding 30S ribosomal protein S19 encodes MPTPIPQEEWKNFKYRGFTFDELMKMPMNEFIKLLPARQRRTLKRGLRPCHRQLLEKIRKAKAFAAKGKSIPVRTHCRDMIILPEMVGLTIFVYNGITYIPVPISPWHIGHYLGEFAITTKIVQHGEPGLKATKSTLHIAAK; translated from the coding sequence ATGCCTACTCCAATCCCCCAGGAGGAGTGGAAGAACTTTAAGTACAGGGGGTTTACCTTCGATGAATTAATGAAGATGCCTATGAATGAGTTCATTAAGCTCCTCCCAGCCAGGCAGAGGCGAACCCTTAAGAGGGGGTTGAGGCCATGTCACAGGCAGTTGCTTGAGAAGATTAGGAAGGCTAAGGCCTTCGCGGCTAAGGGTAAGAGTATACCAGTTAGGACTCATTGCAGGGACATGATTATACTGCCTGAGATGGTTGGTTTAACCATATTTGTTTACAATGGTATAACCTACATTCCAGTACCAATATCACCATGGCATATTGGGCATTACCTAGGTGAATTCGCAATAACCACTAAGATAGTGCAGCATGGTGAACCAGGTTTGAAGGCAACTAAGTCAACACTACACATAGCTGCTAAGTGA
- a CDS encoding adenosylcobinamide-GDP ribazoletransferase: protein MMRRGLLRRLREFSMGFRGLISFLTIIPAGGKFEYAPRYFYLVPLIGLIEGLIAASPLLISKPIGAALSTALTYLINGFQHMDGFLDFGEALLTGRRGEEAVRVLKDPHRGSFALTLGLIDVLLVYSSLLSMGKETLITLPITEAAAAYVMFTTAYLGKPSEGGLGRLFIIEAKGNVKLTSSTLLYAAIIVAVPLLYHWGALIILITITVNALISELVALLTVKLSHSRLGFVNGDVLGFSFELSKVTLLTIYSALGYLLTVH from the coding sequence ATGATGAGGAGAGGCTTATTGAGGAGATTAAGAGAATTCTCAATGGGGTTTAGGGGGTTAATCTCCTTCCTAACAATAATACCTGCAGGGGGTAAGTTTGAGTACGCACCCAGGTACTTCTACCTAGTCCCCTTAATTGGCTTAATTGAAGGGCTCATAGCGGCGTCACCACTACTCATCAGTAAGCCCATTGGGGCTGCCTTATCCACTGCATTAACCTACTTAATTAACGGGTTCCAGCACATGGATGGATTCCTAGACTTCGGTGAGGCATTACTAACAGGTAGGAGGGGTGAGGAGGCTGTGAGGGTTCTTAAGGATCCTCATAGGGGGTCCTTCGCATTAACCCTAGGCCTAATTGATGTCCTGCTCGTCTACTCATCATTACTATCAATGGGTAAGGAGACGTTAATTACTCTACCCATTACTGAAGCTGCGGCAGCCTACGTAATGTTCACCACAGCCTACTTAGGTAAGCCAAGTGAGGGTGGGTTGGGGCGATTATTCATAATTGAGGCTAAGGGGAATGTTAAATTAACCTCATCCACTCTACTGTATGCAGCCATTATAGTGGCGGTACCGTTGCTTTACCATTGGGGTGCATTAATCATCCTCATCACTATTACCGTTAACGCACTGATAAGTGAACTAGTAGCCCTTCTTACAGTTAAGCTAAGTCACTCTAGGTTAGGGTTTGTTAATGGTGATGTGTTAGGCTTCTCCTTTGAGTTAAGTAAGGTTACTTTACTCACAATTTACTCCGCACTGGGTTACCTACTTACTGTGCATTAA
- a CDS encoding ribonuclease P protein subunit, whose product MPLRVELVDCRNSNMNGLRGLVIGQTEGTIRLLTETGRVLIIPVKSCRYYVWLNNCIILVTPRGLRRLVRRVNAQ is encoded by the coding sequence ATGCCCCTTAGGGTTGAGTTGGTTGACTGCAGGAACAGTAACATGAATGGGTTAAGGGGTTTAGTGATTGGGCAAACTGAAGGCACCATTAGGCTCCTCACTGAGACTGGGAGGGTGTTGATTATACCGGTTAAGTCATGCAGGTACTACGTTTGGTTAAACAACTGCATAATACTAGTGACTCCCAGGGGGCTTAGGAGACTTGTTAGGAGGGTTAATGCACAGTAA
- a CDS encoding 30S ribosomal protein S17 yields the protein MAQSSRLVVELQERPRPGEVIMLPNGERVRVRHIGVPWLLPPKAVCNDDKCPWHGHVKVRGTILEGRVVSVYMGQVVIQHEWLHYSPKYKRYIRKRRNIHAHLPSCIKVNVGDYVVIGETRPLAKFISFVVLGKRPDDVTSVNPEVKEIQQQ from the coding sequence ATGGCTCAATCCAGTAGACTCGTGGTTGAACTTCAGGAGAGACCGAGACCAGGGGAGGTTATTATGCTGCCCAATGGTGAACGGGTTAGGGTTAGGCACATTGGGGTGCCGTGGCTTCTCCCGCCCAAGGCGGTTTGTAATGATGATAAGTGTCCATGGCATGGTCACGTTAAGGTGAGGGGAACAATACTTGAGGGTAGGGTTGTGAGTGTTTACATGGGGCAGGTGGTTATTCAGCATGAGTGGCTGCATTACTCACCCAAGTATAAGAGGTATATTAGGAAGAGGAGGAATATTCATGCTCACCTACCGTCATGCATTAAGGTTAACGTTGGCGACTACGTTGTAATAGGGGAGACTAGGCCACTGGCTAAGTTCATATCCTTCGTTGTACTTGGTAAGAGACCTGATGACGTAACCTCAGTTAACCCAGAGGTTAAGGAGATCCAGCAGCAGTAA
- the folK gene encoding 2-amino-4-hydroxy-6-hydroxymethyldihydropteridine diphosphokinase, with amino-acid sequence MSMGLFKIEIRGLKVNTIIGVKPSERARPQPVVINVEAWADLSEGAAKDSIECTVDYKVLKDELISYVSSSDFKLIETLADRLAKVCLQDHRVRMVKVRVEKPGALTGAEAAAVEVFRRRMSKLAKVFIAVGSNINPEYNVREAVIRVRRILGPLRVSTVYLTKPIPDNQPPYYNCVLEAETALSPVSVKSALRGIESEMGRVRVSDKYAPRVIDLDLILYGNLIIKSNELTLPDPEIGSRPFLTLPLLELEPDLVIPGLNKAIRELAKGVSGEGMKPLPDYTEELRRLAG; translated from the coding sequence ATGAGCATGGGTTTATTCAAGATAGAGATTAGGGGGCTTAAGGTTAATACAATCATTGGGGTGAAGCCCAGTGAGAGGGCAAGGCCCCAGCCTGTGGTTATTAATGTTGAGGCTTGGGCTGACTTAAGTGAGGGGGCTGCTAAGGATTCCATTGAATGCACGGTTGATTATAAGGTTCTTAAGGATGAGTTAATCTCATACGTTAGTAGTAGTGATTTTAAATTAATTGAAACCCTTGCTGATAGGTTGGCTAAGGTTTGCCTGCAGGATCATAGGGTTAGGATGGTTAAGGTTAGGGTTGAGAAACCGGGTGCATTAACCGGTGCCGAGGCGGCTGCAGTGGAGGTTTTTAGGAGGAGGATGAGTAAATTGGCTAAGGTATTCATAGCCGTTGGCTCAAACATTAATCCCGAGTACAATGTTAGGGAAGCTGTTATTAGGGTTAGGAGGATTCTCGGTCCATTAAGGGTATCCACGGTTTACTTAACTAAACCAATACCAGATAACCAACCCCCCTATTACAATTGCGTATTAGAGGCTGAAACAGCCCTAAGCCCAGTATCGGTTAAGAGCGCGTTAAGGGGGATTGAGAGTGAGATGGGTAGGGTTAGGGTGAGTGATAAGTATGCCCCAAGGGTCATTGACCTAGACCTAATACTTTACGGTAATTTAATAATTAAGAGTAATGAATTAACCTTACCTGACCCGGAGATAGGTAGTAGGCCCTTCCTAACCCTACCTTTACTTGAGCTTGAACCAGACTTAGTCATACCTGGGTTAAATAAGGCAATTAGGGAGTTGGCTAAGGGGGTTAGCGGCGAGGGTATGAAGCCTCTACCTGATTACACCGAGGAGTTGAGGAGATTAGCCGGTTGA
- a CDS encoding pyridoxal phosphate-dependent aminotransferase: protein MVKYHGGLAKQGELDFSSNINPLAPPGFVIKLIKGCEYSMYPDYTYANLRRTVAAFNGVSDEEVTPVNGASEGLYASLMVARLLGMRRCLIVSPNYGDLEFEEYCRLIGLRVNHHLMPHSDSSYMLGDVKAEGSDVVLLSNPSNPTGILHSRGELIDVINNAGLVIVDEAYINLSVNPSMSLMGSGYGNLIVVRSLTKEIGLPGLRIGYVYTPNAQVMRLMRTVLPSWNVNSCADEVARGVYGRYSSEYVSFLEESRREVARLRDYLVNGLIELGFRVYESAVNFILVEAPIEANRLYEALLNKGIVVRVPKGFVGLGGKHVRIAVRGINDEERLIEEIKRILNGV from the coding sequence GTGGTTAAGTACCATGGTGGATTAGCTAAGCAGGGTGAATTAGACTTCAGCTCCAACATTAACCCCCTAGCACCCCCGGGCTTCGTCATTAAGTTGATTAAGGGGTGTGAGTACTCAATGTACCCGGACTACACCTACGCCAACTTAAGGAGGACTGTGGCTGCTTTTAATGGGGTAAGTGATGAAGAGGTTACTCCAGTTAACGGAGCCTCTGAGGGCCTTTACGCATCACTAATGGTTGCTAGGTTACTTGGGATGAGGAGGTGCCTGATTGTTTCACCAAATTACGGTGACCTTGAGTTTGAGGAGTATTGCAGGTTGATTGGGCTTAGGGTTAATCACCACTTAATGCCTCACAGCGACTCATCATACATGCTTGGTGATGTTAAGGCAGAGGGAAGTGATGTTGTCCTCCTCAGTAACCCAAGTAACCCAACGGGTATCCTGCATAGTAGGGGGGAGTTAATTGACGTGATTAATAATGCAGGCCTGGTGATTGTTGATGAAGCCTACATTAACTTATCCGTAAACCCATCAATGAGCCTAATGGGTAGTGGGTACGGTAACCTAATTGTGGTTAGGTCCTTAACTAAGGAGATTGGGTTACCTGGATTAAGGATAGGCTACGTCTATACGCCTAATGCCCAAGTAATGAGGTTAATGCGGACGGTACTGCCTTCATGGAACGTCAATAGTTGCGCAGATGAAGTGGCTAGGGGGGTTTACGGTAGGTATAGTAGTGAGTACGTCTCGTTTCTTGAGGAATCTAGGAGGGAGGTGGCTAGGTTGAGGGATTACTTGGTTAATGGTCTTATTGAATTAGGGTTTAGGGTTTATGAATCAGCAGTCAACTTCATACTGGTTGAGGCACCTATTGAGGCTAATAGGCTTTACGAGGCCTTACTTAATAAAGGCATAGTGGTGAGGGTGCCTAAGGGCTTTGTGGGACTTGGGGGTAAACACGTTAGAATAGCAGTGAGGGGGATTAATGATGAGGAGAGGCTTATTGAGGAGATTAAGAGAATTCTCAATGGGGTTTAG